One window of Leptospira wolbachii serovar Codice str. CDC genomic DNA carries:
- a CDS encoding LA_3751/LA_3752 family putative glycosyltransferase has product MNWLSLFLHWVTSKRILYLILGLVVCFLVYKRISWDSGISPLIQSDSQIKLYQTIQYKEKGIQKHECYSKNIEIDPEFRFYPFRYPWVYFIQTRDNQKKCVFQYPTFFAQTFSLLPIPYRFLNGMILLFYFFLTLGFVYVLRSVFYIRKIEILCLGAILFLVGYSISSAIEFSESIPSHIFLLFFFYGALVLESAKKHILITSFFAGISGGISIFLRSESVIYIGVLGFFVLISNRRKITSIIKLYSPLIIGFSLAVFLLGAYNFHEFGEIFGVRSKVSLNDFGRLQFSDRLHFFKEFILGNTYRTGFLYYCFPVVLLIIFSLIKLNLTQIQKLVIGVAFVSLVFVVLLSPYSQGGLYLGLRYTEFSYLLFSIFVISLLSKDEHLEDKRWILLLIILQIVLGFYHVKRNFKTIDFVKKYHEILQSEWNKYPDAPVVHLSTFDLLLISDSFLKKPHLIANKQSEFEDLETRFHDLGISQFRVFVYDFKPPKDDNISDEFYNEWVNSKYEIESKFYRKISDSNTAGYRYMLWEKK; this is encoded by the coding sequence ATGAATTGGCTCTCTCTTTTTCTACATTGGGTTACTTCGAAACGGATCCTTTATCTGATTTTAGGATTGGTAGTGTGTTTCCTTGTTTACAAGAGAATATCCTGGGATTCTGGTATTAGTCCGTTAATTCAATCAGATTCGCAAATCAAACTCTATCAAACGATTCAATATAAAGAAAAAGGGATTCAAAAACACGAATGTTATTCTAAAAATATTGAAATAGACCCGGAGTTCAGGTTTTATCCCTTCCGATATCCTTGGGTATACTTTATTCAAACTCGTGACAATCAGAAGAAATGTGTGTTTCAATATCCAACGTTCTTTGCTCAAACATTTTCTCTCCTTCCCATACCTTACCGTTTTTTAAATGGGATGATATTATTATTTTACTTTTTTCTTACTTTGGGTTTCGTTTATGTCCTTCGGTCTGTATTTTATATTAGAAAAATCGAAATTCTCTGTTTAGGTGCTATTTTATTTTTAGTTGGCTATAGTATTTCGAGTGCTATTGAGTTTTCAGAAAGTATTCCATCTCATATATTCTTGTTATTTTTTTTCTATGGTGCTTTGGTTTTGGAAAGTGCAAAGAAACACATTCTTATTACCTCTTTTTTTGCAGGAATATCCGGAGGTATTTCGATTTTTCTTCGTTCGGAGTCGGTAATTTATATCGGTGTTTTAGGTTTTTTTGTTCTAATCTCCAACCGTCGCAAAATCACTTCTATCATTAAGCTTTATTCACCTTTAATTATTGGTTTTTCGTTAGCTGTATTTTTGTTAGGTGCTTATAACTTTCATGAGTTTGGCGAAATATTTGGTGTGCGAAGTAAGGTGAGTCTAAATGATTTTGGGCGATTGCAATTCAGTGATCGATTACACTTTTTTAAAGAATTTATTTTAGGAAACACATATCGAACAGGTTTTTTATATTATTGTTTTCCCGTAGTTTTACTTATCATATTCTCGTTGATTAAATTGAATCTAACGCAAATTCAGAAACTTGTCATTGGGGTAGCTTTCGTTTCACTGGTTTTTGTTGTTTTACTTAGTCCGTATTCTCAGGGTGGTTTATATCTTGGCCTACGTTATACAGAATTTTCATATTTATTGTTTTCTATATTTGTAATATCTTTGCTTTCGAAAGATGAACATTTAGAAGACAAACGATGGATATTGTTACTAATAATCTTACAAATTGTTTTAGGTTTTTATCACGTGAAACGAAATTTTAAAACAATCGATTTTGTAAAAAAATACCACGAAATTTTGCAGTCCGAATGGAATAAATATCCAGATGCACCGGTAGTTCATTTAAGTACGTTTGATTTGTTATTAATCTCCGATTCGTTTTTGAAGAAACCTCATTTGATAGCTAATAAACAAAGTGAATTTGAGGATTTAGAGACTAGGTTTCATGACCTAGGTATATCTCAATTCCGAGTTTTCGTCTATGACTTTAAGCCACCGAAAGATGATAATATTTCTGATGAGTTTTATAATGAATGGGTAAACTCAAAATATGAAATCGAATCTAAATTCTATAGAAAGATTTCTGATTCTAATACGGCGGGCTACCGCTATATGCTATGGGAAAAAAAATAG